The Candidatus Hydrogenedens sp. genome has a segment encoding these proteins:
- a CDS encoding DUF3299 domain-containing protein: protein MRLRAKRDLTIFVGVIFIISTVALLNNFFYRSSLAGQMEKYRLAVEKDRKNKGIEILSWKILQKTKGNMRTGPTFDESLIPYDKQRIHIVGFMVPLNQFRKMKEFLLLPLPIECYFCQAPPMRDVIIVQMAENETTDLYKEPVLINGILNLQKGKGVKFFYIISDAQIGPAREGGSLTRKTVAPQHMMHVQPAPQEQLLEGVESPAPTNNKSNEEQK from the coding sequence ATGAGATTAAGAGCAAAAAGAGACCTCACAATATTTGTAGGTGTTATTTTTATTATTTCTACTGTTGCTCTACTAAATAATTTTTTCTACCGAAGCAGTCTGGCAGGGCAAATGGAAAAATATAGATTAGCAGTAGAAAAAGATAGAAAAAATAAGGGTATTGAAATTCTATCCTGGAAAATACTTCAGAAAACAAAAGGGAATATGAGAACAGGTCCAACATTTGACGAGAGTCTTATACCTTATGATAAGCAAAGGATACATATAGTTGGTTTTATGGTGCCTTTAAATCAATTTCGTAAAATGAAAGAATTTTTATTACTTCCCTTACCAATTGAATGTTACTTTTGCCAAGCACCACCAATGAGAGATGTAATTATTGTACAGATGGCTGAAAATGAAACTACGGACCTTTACAAAGAACCCGTTTTGATTAATGGTATATTGAACTTGCAGAAAGGAAAAGGAGTTAAATTCTTTTACATAATTTCAGATGCCCAAATTGGTCCAGCAAGAGAAGGCGGGTCACTTACAAGAAAAACAGTTGCTCCACAACACATGATGCATGTTCAACCTGCACCTCAAGAACAACTTCTCGAAGGTGTTGAATCCCCAGCCCCTACAAATAACAAATCAAATGAAGAACAGAAATAA